From Numenius arquata chromosome 4, bNumArq3.hap1.1, whole genome shotgun sequence, a single genomic window includes:
- the SEC61G gene encoding protein transport protein Sec61 subunit gamma, with translation MDQVMQFVEPSRQFVKDSIRLVKRCTKPDRKEFQKIAMATAIGFAIMGFIGFFVKLIHIPINNIIVGG, from the exons ATGGATCAGGTAATGCAATTCGTGGAACCCAGCCGCCAGTTTGTAAAAGACTCCATACGGCTCGTCAAGAGATGCACCAAGCCTGACAGGAAAG agTTCCAGAAGATTGCCATGGCAACAGCAATAGGCTTTGCGATAATGGGATTTATTGGTTTCTTTGTCAAATTGATCCATATCCCAATCAACAATATCATTGT AGGCGGCTGA